The sequence TCCGGTTTTATATTCAATATATCGCCAAAGAACTGGGTCCATACATGTTTCTTCAAATATCTTGGCAGTTTCTGTTTGATGTCCCATGTGCCAGCACGTTTCTGCAACTGCATATATTCTCCAAATAACATGACGTGCACTGTGCcagcaatgcaaaacaaatcgGTCTCGTATGACCACGAGCGACCCTCCTGCATTTCTATGCATGTGAAGCCATCTGTTTGTATAACTTTGCGGAATTTCGTCTTGTCACCCTCCGGAAACAGTGTCATATCAATAGCACAGCCAAAATCAATGAGACGCAATGAGGGGAAATGCAAATCTGTACTGGGCACACGCATTAGAAGGAAATTATCCGGCTTTATGTCGgcatgtattatttttttctcgtGTAGATGATGTAAGATGTTACAAATTTGTGCCGAGAAATGCATAACCAATGATTCGTGCATTACTTTGGTGGTGGCTTGTCTAACTTTATTGTTAATATCTAGAAGAGAACCATAGGGTGAGAACTCTGTTGCAATAAGACTGGCATTTGGAGCAATTATAGCGGTTGAGATGTCCATGAGACCGGGTAATATATTAGGGGATTGAATTCGTTTAAGTACCTGCAAAAGGAGAGTAAATATATGATGTTTCTGAATGTTTTAGAAATCTAAAGCAAATTAGATTTGCTAGtttatacaaaatgttaaagaaaccttggaaaataataaaagttgcTGGTAAATAAACAGAACATTAAGagacaaattttgaaataagtttttcatttcaagtttcaaaactaaaaactaacaAAAGCCTTTTTTACTTACATactaattattttgaaacaactcTTTTTCTAATGAATTCcggcaaaaaaacattttggtacAACTTTTTCCATATAGAAAACATGTTGGGAAaactgttttcatataaaaatcataatgggacaactgttttcatatagataAGATTTTCGGACAACtgctttcatatagaaaatattttgggacaactgctttcatatataaaacattttgggacaattgttttcatattaaaaacattttgggacaactgtttcatatagaaaatatattgggacaactgttttcatatagaaaacattttaggGCAACtgctttcaaataaaaaacattttggtacaattgttttcatatagaaaatattttgggacaactgttttcatatagaaaccgttttggtacaatttgtttcatatagaaaatattttgggacagcggtttttatatagaaaatattttgggacaacttttttcatataaaaaacatttgggACAactgttttttatagaaaatattttgggacaacTGTTTTCAgttaagataatttttaatcCGAAAGAAATTTCGTGTTTTTGGCTTTTTGAGAAACTTATGTTTGGGAcaactgttttcatatagaaaatattttggaacaacggtttttatatagaaaatattttggaacaactgttttcatataaaaaaacatttgggaCAACTGTTTTTTATGGAAAACATTTTGGGACCACTGTTTTcagttaatataatttttaatccgAAACAAATTTCGTGTTTTTGGCTTTTTGAGAAacttatgtttataaaaatttcctcAAAATTTGAAACTTTATTTTACAAATCAAATCATCTTGTTCCTTTTTATTCCTCCTATAATTTCGTAGTATTTCAGAAATTATCACTAATATTTCAGtaaatttcaattgtatttcaaaaatgttctattatttttctatatagaaagcaattccagttatttttatattacaaaCACTTAACCAAAATGCAACTAcaacaaattagaaaaaaacaaaaactcaccTGATCACATATGTAAATTTCCCAAGTATTAGCTGGCTTTTGGAATTTTAAAGCAACCACAGCTCCGGTAGCCACATCACTTGCTTTATACACAGAACCATAGGAACCGCGTCCGATTTCTTTGTCGATGTTAAATTGTATGCCATCCGATAAATTCAATTGACGTGTATTGGCAATTTTGGGCAATGGAGTCTGTACGATTTTATAATTATCATGAGCCTCACCGTCGGCGCCTGGAAAATCGAGTTTCGTTAGGAAAGCTCTACACAACTCACTACTAAATGGATCAATGGCCTCTTTGGCCATATGACGTTCGATGGTCTCCATAGCTTTAGCTAAACGACGTTCCTTGGCTTCGGCATCGTTTTGTGTGGAAAAATATGAGTTTTCCTGATAGGTGGTAATATCAGCTACATGAGTTTGATTTAAAGTGGAATTATTTAAAGCGGTGGCGTCACGGAAGTTAAGACGTCCTACCGCATTGCTTAGCGAACAGTTTGAGTTGTCCAATGCCACTGCTGAGGAAAATGAATAGTTGGCATTATCGTTAAAGGTGGCATTTTGTACCGAACGTTCTAAATGATGATGGTGCGTTTTATTTTCCGATGAGGCTGTAGGTGTTTTTTCCATTAGATAGCTGTTGTTTAAAGTAGCATGGCCATTTTCCGCAGACGAAGAATTGCTATTGGTGGAGCCTAGCATGTGGAATTTGTTGGAAGGCTTTTTCAATTTCGATTTCTGGCGCTTAGCTGAGGTCTTTGGTGTGGATGTCTGACCCAAAAGGTAGGGATGAAAACTGTTGTTGTTGCCATTGCGCTTGAGTACATTGTCGGCCATTGTAGGGGAATCAAGCTAAACATAAGAAATGAatgaatcaaataaataaatactgaaaatattaaataatactgTACCTCTGGCTGGTAAATACGCTCAATAGTGTAGGCACTATAGTTAGTGCCATTGGGAGTATCACCCACAGCTGTGGGTCTttcttttttaaacttaattttcaatgttttgttTTGAGATCCTTTATTGGGCGTATGCATACTGAAACGTATGGTGGAAGCTTCAATTTGGTCTTCTAAATCGCCTTCACCATCTAAAGTATTATGATTTTGTGGCTGTTGTTGATGATATTGATAGTTGGCATGCTGTTGCTGCTGAGGAATTTGTTGGTTATATTGTTGTTCATCTTCTGTGTCCTGATTGTCATCATCCTCCTCTTCCTCTTGATCACCTTCAGTTTCCTCTTCTTCACCTTTAGAGTATTGCCGCTGTTCACGTTGATGATATCTTTGTGTTTCATAATGATTTACAtgatattgttgctgttgttgttgctgccgttgttgttgttgttgctgttgaggATCTGGCTGTGTTTGCAATGTTTGTGGCTGCTGTTCTGGGTGATAAATTTGTGTttcatgttgttgctgttgatagTATAAATGATTATTGTTAATATGatgcaattgttgttgttgctgctgttgatgtTGTACATAATATTGTTGCGTTTGCTGTTGCTGATACTTTTCTGCTGCTGCTGTGGCTTCTGTTTTCATAGAACCAATCTCTTGCACTTGTATATTTAGATTCTGTTGGGCTTGCGATCCGCTGCTTTGGGGTTCTCTATTGCTCTGATCTTGTTCCACCTGCTGTTGCGGTTgataattttgttgtatagCAGTTTGTTGGGCATATGCTTGTTTCAAATCTTCCAATTTATATTTACAGCGTCTGGCTTTGATCTCCTCTGGACTAAATTCAACACACAAATCAGTTGGATAAACTGATGATTTCGCATAGTGACAGACTTTTTGGGGATCATCTGGCTCCTCCAAGAATAATGCTGGCTGCCAGGTTTCATGATTGTTTCGACAGTATGTAGCAAATTTTCTAGGCAGTCTTATGCCTGACACTAGTATGTTTGTACTACTGTTTGCTTGTGGAGCATTTTGCACTGCTTGTCGTTTAGTTGAAGCCTCTACAGCTCTCTCATATTGTTGACGACTCATACCAGCTGTTGCTGCCGGCAGCTGTTGTTCTATGGGCACATTATAGGCAACTTGTTCCTGCCTTGATTGTAGTTGCTGCTGCTGCGACTGATTATCAACTTGTTGCTGATGTACATGTTGTGGGTTGACattttgttgtggttgttgttgctgttggtgGGAATTATGAACAATCTTTTGTTGTGTATTGTAAACAGGAGATGGAGTagcctaaaatttaaataaattcaatattatttagattttttaaaacagattttctcaatataattttctatagaaatctcaTGTAACAATCTGTTTTCAAATTACGTAATAGTTTTACAAATGAACAccgatttatttatttcatttggcaattaataataatagtaataatacattAATGAATAAGAGAGGACATATAACTGATCCTTGTGGTACATCACCTGTGGTACtccaaaatcaacaacaatccgaccttgaaaatttgaagttattgcaaagtttttaTACAAGAGTGCAATGATCAATTCTGTCAAATACTTTAGAGAGATCAATAAGTTAACTCTGTCCTGATCTAAATTTCTAATCACATCAGACATTTCAACTAAAGCAGGTGTTCAAAAGACCGCAAATTTCTCATAGACAATACATGAATTaccaacaaaataattattcacCTCATTTCCGTCCCAATCAGAGATACTTGATTCACGTTGAAGACCTGTTACGATATTTGCAATAGGTCACCAAGTTCGCCTCTGTATACGATATATCTGAAAGCCAATTCTAGGCCGACGACGATCTATACGAGCAAACGAAAATTCAGActcatttaataatataatcCAACAATGTCAGCAATATTAAAATCCCAAATTCGAAGTGTTTCGCATTCACACTTCCTTTCGAGagcattgaaataaaaacaaaacctgTGCAGAATTCAAAAATGGACATTGGAACTGACCAGTCAAAATTACAATAGTATCACAACTAATCataaaataatcgattaaagaCGATGAGCGATGACCAATATCAAAATGGAATAGGAATTATGGTATTGTAAATAGAACGTCCATTATGTCCGCAAACTAGTTTTCTACAGGAAACCGAATAttccaaaagtcttcaataaaatgatatggacaccatattttataatagttttatatggaaaacgTATTATTTCAATAGTTTTTTACAGAAACCCGAATGTTCCAAaagatttcaatataaattcgaTGGAGctctaaaagttttaatttagaAACAAGATTTGATAATAGTTTTCAATTGACACCGGAGTGTTTTTGTAGCTTTCTGGAGAAAACCGATTGTTTCAATGGATTTGAAAAAACTTCGCCCCTGtattttttgtatggaaaatcctttatccaatatatatttttgagatagaaaaattaaattttatacacaTATTCCATGGCATCATGAAATCTTTCCGATGAAcatatattttcttattatcagcccaattattaataaaaattccgcgggagttttttcccttttctcatttttcctcttcaatttcaatgagaaaaaactcccggggaacaaactcccgcggaattttttattcttaattgggctgtatattttataattatagttAAATTTACCTGTTCGATAGATTCTTTAAGCTGAGGGACATTTGTCGGCGTTTGTGTCTGGGGATGAGTATGGACATGTTGATGAACTTGTGCTTCTTGCAAGTTTTGATGTTGTGCTGGATAATGATTATGATTCGGTAGGTTGTGATATACTTGTGGCTGTAGCTGTTGAGAGGCAACGGGCTGTTGATTATGATGGATTGAAGTCGTTGGATGAGCTATTGGttgctgttgtagttgttgtggtTGAGTTGCAGAATGATGGTAGGAAACTTGCTGACGATacggctgctgctgctgctggagTTGTTGATGCTGATGAATTTCCATATTACCAACGCTAGTGGTAGCTGAAGTTGCGACattattgtttgttgtttgcAATGCAGTCGTAGATGGTTGATAGGCAGCATGTTGGGGATTATGCAATTGCTGCTGTTGTGCCTGAGCCTGAGCATGCATGGTTTTGCTGTACATTAATTTACTGTGACCATGATGCAATTCCGCATAAGGTTGGGCTTTTTCCTGAAATGCCAAATTATATACAGCTTCGGCTTCTTTGAAGGCATTCACTGACTCATAGTAGGTCGCCCAGCCAATATAGAAACAGGCCACCTGTTTGCCTACTCCTCTTTGATGTAGTACTTGATAAAAATGCAGTGGATTGTTTTGCATATCAATATACTTTAACCACAGACGCACCATCCGCACGTCCAGTTTGTAGTAGTCACTGTGCTCATATAAAGTCAAACACCTTTCTAAAGTTTCTCGAAATTTATTATCGGGATCTCCATGACCGTGATTTTCATACCAACAAATATAGTTCCACCAGTGATCTAAGGGATCTGGACCCTGATACAACGCTATGGCATTCTCCCACGCCTGCTTGTCCTTGAGGAAACTATGCATCTGGTCGGCAGGCACCGCAGACTGTCTAATGTACGAATTCATGTTTCCTTTTTTCGCACTTATAAAGAGACTACACGAAAATCACTTTTCTTATGCAAAAACTCCAAGATGCTTGCGTCAATTAGAATTGTTCCCTGCTCATCAATAGCGCGTCAGGTTTACACTCACACTGCTCGAAATTATTATGCTTTTGTTGTCTGCTCCTTTGCTTTAGGTTGAATCTCAAGCAattcacattaattttaaattcttttaccaaaaattgcattcattgcatttaaaattaaaacaacaaatattttttaaccaaaaaaaccaaagaaaatattatttcttcCTCATCAAAAAATCTCCACTATGAACAAGCAGGCAAAAAGAACTAAGAAAACTATGCCGCGTTACCATAATAACGCCGTCAAGAGAGAAGCGGGCGGCGGAAGATTCTTAAatagaaatgtttacaaaaaataattattatttttaaacaaaattcaaagtgAGAATATATTATTGCCATGATATGGTTATTTGCAACAAATAAACatactaaatttatatttttaaaaatattacaaatctaGGTAATATATCATTCCTAATctagaaaataatttcaatacatTACAGAAAAAgactcaataaatatttaaacttaaaacttCTACAATAACAGTTCACTGGAGTTCGAAAGGATTATATaataatcaattatttttttaattatgcatTTTCAAACCAATAAAGCTTGACAACCctgtttttcacttttttcctGCATACTcattcagagttgtattttgtGGAGAGTTTGCATAAGAAAAGAAGGAGAATGGGGAACAATACAAAATAATGAAGAAGAAGAGCCAAAAAgtatacacacacatacatacaactgaacaaacatagaaacaacaaattagttttcttgttttattttttctttaatttaaattaattttaataaatttgctaatagaataaatatctaaaataaaagtgtgaaaatataattttaataaagttcaAAAGTttcttgaaagaaaaaaataaattaacgaTATTGTGGTAAAATCAATAGACAAATGCTGTGTAATAAgaatatttttggcaaaaagaaaactaactagacattttcaaagttgtttttttttgttgtatgcatataaaaaaatagcccatttgtaaaaaaatgtgtaaagtTCACATATTATTGTGTCAAAAGTTAATACTACTCtttaatttaaagataataatggctataatattataaaattggtgTTTAGTTAATTTATTTGACATTGTGTGTTCGACTTCTCCCAAATAATCTGGCAATACTGTGTTATTGTAGTTTTCTGACATTATGTTTTGCTCCCCTGTTCCtacagagttgtattttgtatttgttttcgaCCATTTCCACGACTGGAAAAGACAGCGAAAAAAAATCGTGTTTGTCAATCAGACCTTTCAAACACCCCATCTGATTTACACGGGATGTTTGTCAGTCATGGTGAAGCAGGGAAAAGTCAAACTGTCAGTCAGGTAAGGTTTACGTGTGTTCGTGTGAGGTGACTGTTTGAAGAGGTTTTCTGTCGCAGAGTTTGTTTTTTGTGGAAATCAAACGCAATTATTTTGGAATGTCTCCGAAGAATTTGCAAATTTCTCCGACACAAAATagttattaaaagtacgttgAACGGTGTACAACACATTGGTGGAATTAGAAATtcagaaaaaactgaaaaatatcaatctaattattattgaaattattattataataataataatttcaataataacaaTGGTATGCAGAACTTTAACAATAACTTTGGAATGCgtgcaaataataataattgtggGCCatcaaataatgtttttaataaaccaAACGACTTcggttttaataactttaatgcAACATGCCCAATAACTACAATAATAGATCGAACAATTTTGGTGGTAATAACTTCAACAACGGATTTAACAACTACCATTGTGGACCTAACAATTTCGGAAATGGGCGCAATAGGTTTAATGGTCCTAGTAATGGTAATAATTTGTCCATAGCCGCTGGTGAATCGTCATTGCCAGGTACAGGGTAGGCTATTAAATTTGGATTACAGTTGGAATCGACTACACCCACCGTGGGTATAGCCATTTTGGCGGCATCTCTCACAGCCACATGTTGATTCAAAACATTGTATATATAATATAAGGAAAATGCACAAATCAGGCAAACGGGTCACAGCACCAAATTGCACATTGGCGTTTGTGAATATGCCGCCATAGCTTTTTTCTCAACCAAATGAGCATTCAAGGCATTACGATTGAAGAAGCATATAAAGCAATGTGGGCAGTAATATTTAAAGCGTCACGCAAATGTGAGGCTGTTTTATCCAAATCGAAAATTAAATGACCCAAACGACTGCCATATATGTAGGGACGCATGCGATCGTCTAAGGAGCCCTCCTTGTGTCCGAAATGTACTCTGGCGTTGAACAAATCGCGtattgtgaaaaattttttggattcgATTCTGATCGACGACACTTAGCTCCCCAGTATTCAATTTCTGTATCGGATGACGTAGCAACTCAGGTATGGTAACTGTATTACCTTCCAGGGCTTACGTCATTTTCTAAAGAAGCTGTCTACTGGTCttaagcaatttcaaaaaaaataagctTAACGTTGGGCGCCAAATTGTGATGAACAACCTTTTTGCTTAGCGGCGGACGATGGCACGTTGGTCTTATGGCTGTAGCTCGCCGGAATGGGAGGCCATCACAATTAGAAAACGTGCCAATATATTTGGTGGATGTCAACAGCAAATTACACAAAGAACagtgaacaaaacaaaacgcTAAAGAGTTCCCTttgacagacggacggacatttgACGATAGCAAACTTCACATCTTGGACATGTTTAGGATCATTTCACCAGGACTAGGTGTTGTTGTCCTGGACAGGCAGCCCACCCCGCATGACATATTTCAGTCATCCATGACATAATCGTTAGCCTATGGatttaaagtgattttgagttatgTCCCTATCACATATACAGCCATAGTCGTATATATTTACACacactaaaaaaattaagtaagctaggataaaatcaaaattttgcggccttgtaaataaaattggaaaaaaaaagatttctaTCACAATCCATAGACTCACTAGTCActagtctgtctgtctgtctgtctgtctgtctgtctgtctgtctgtctgtctgtctgtctgtctgtctgtctgtctgtctgtctgtctgtctgtctgtctgtctgtctgtctgtctgtctgtctgtctgtctgtctgtctgtctgtctttctgttgaaatcagttttctgaagaccccagatatcttcgggatccaaatcttcaataattctgtcagacatgctttcgagaattttgctatttaaaatcagcaaaatcggtccacaaatggctgagatatgaggaaaaaaccaagacaacctcgatttttgacctatttttttacctatatctggattactaagacattaatatagacaatatggatatctaatgatagatatttcaaagacatttgcaacgacgtatataagaccatagtaagttggacctacaatgggtcaaaatcgggaaaaaaaattttgaacccgaattttttttttttttaaaaattgaaaaaacgaaaaaaaattttaaaatttaaaaaaaaaaaaattttttaaaatttaaaaaaaattttaaaatttaaaaaaaaaaaattttaaatttaaaaaaaaaaatttaaataacaatcgaaaaaattttttttccaaaaaatttaaaaaacaattagaaaaaaaataaattttgtttacctaaaaatatttaaaattttgaagtataatttggtgaagggtatataagattcggcacagccgaatatagcactcttacttgttttattttactttatattattttattatattattatattattttaatatatatttttattatattttttgttttacatttttattttgttatattttgttttattatatattttagtttattgtattattttattatatatttttattgttttagatatttatatttttattttattatattatgtatatattttgtttattatatattttagtatattttattttattgttttatatttttattatattatatacatacaactaTGTTTATTATCCAAAtgaaaattactttatttaagTTCTATAATAAAcctcaacatttaaaatttacaaaaaaaataacattcatcatacataaaatttaaaaatttattgaaattttatttattattattttgttatttatttagaaatttacaaaattctttttaaatttttttattatttttgtatttaattttgaaatatattttcaaaaattaattttgagattTGTTATCAAAttcagttttgaaaatattcaattagtatctaattttcatttgtattaTCTTCAGAATCATGTAAAGAAGCAGCAAGTGAGCAGTGCGAAGAAAAGAAAACGTTAACGTTTTGTGCaagacaaaaagaaaaaaaataaaaaacaaaacagattgcatattttattgatttccccataaattgtattaaaaacaaaaagaagagAGTAGTTTGgctaattagaaaataaaatggaattttcTGCCGATCCATATGAATACAAGTTATATCAAATGTTCCAGAGTTGCGATACAAATCAGTGTGGTTTCTTAGATGAAAATTCCTTAAGACGTTTGTGTGCTCAACTAGAATTACGTGATAAAGGTGCAGTGCTTATCGAAAATTTAGCCAGAGAAGGACGTACATCACATGTTACCTTTGAGAACTTCAAGGAagctttgttaaattttttaggcaccgaaattgatggtgcaaaTACCAGTGACATTACGGCAGAACAACGAAAAGAACAGAATGTTAAAGACAACGACAATGTGGATAAGTCTTGTGGAGGTAAGCGGGTAACAATGATTACTTTAAGTTCGTTGGCGCATTGTTCGCCTTttgatattttctaaattacGTCAgaattttaatcaataaaataGGTATAAATTGATTAACATGCACGATAAGAATTTTATATCATAGAAAACCACTTAAGAACGCCTAATGTGTTACGAATAAAATTCTGATTTATTATTTGCTAGATTCACACACTAGTAAAATTTGCTGCATGATTTTGTTAGAATTAGTTTAGAATTGTTGTATAGAATAATCTATAGTGCAGAAAtctctatttttaataatattttagtaGTCATAACTATTTTATCTAATATTGGAATGTAGTAAAGCGTTTCAATATTTGTGTAAAGgccattaaaatttttactaattAAATGCTTATGCATATATTTCCTCTAAGCCGTGAAAAGTTCTATAGCGAACAAACAATTTCACAATTATATCAATGACATCAGAAAATCTAAGCAACGATCTTTTTTACCACACCTAAAAAGTTATCATATCCAAATAACATACCTTATATACTATAAGTCAAATAGGTGCAACCTATTCATGTCTACAAAATTAGAACACATAGTTTATTTTTCCAAACGTTTTAATTATTAAAGAGAAAAtcctttaaactttttaaaaaaaaaatcagtttaacAATTGAATTAAGAGTAATcacaaatcaaaattaattgCCCAGCTTAAAGATTTATAGTTTTAAATCATAATATAACAAGGCATAGCATTTTAAACTCTcttcctagtgattctaccttttaatggttgtatcatggttttaaacaaaattataatttgtaaaaaataataaatcttgagcttattttctgacgcctattacaattttttttcttttcttaccGTTTATGATTACAAaattataagtgatcacagaatttaatttgatacttatttataaagtttttaataaaaaactttataaataagTATCAaagatattagcgattttagatattgtgagtttttatataaaaaatcgatttttggccagaaatatgaatgatcacagatcgagctccttttcttgattaaacgcttattcgccaagatattagcgaatttatatattttgagtttttatattaaaaatcgagtttttttcagaaatatgagtgatcacagatcgatcacattttcttgattgaacgcttattatccaagttattagcgaatttatatattttgagtttttatattaaaaatcgagtttttgtcagaaatatgagtgatcacagatcgatcacattttcttgattgaacgcttattatccaagttattagcgaatttagatattttgagtttttatataaaaaaatcgatttttggtcagaaatgtgagtgatcacagatcgagctccttttcttgattaaacgcttattggccaagttattagcgaatttagatatagtgagtttttatatacaaaatcgagtttttgtcagaaatatgagtgatcacagatcgagctccatttcttgattaaatgcttattggtcaagttattagcgaatttagatattgtgagtttttatataaaaaatcgatttttggccagaaatatcaTTGATTACATATTGAGTTTGTTTCTCTATTTTACGCATTTTTACAacgttattaatgatttaaggcatagagaatagacatagagcggaaactctcctgtcaaagacttaactcagttgtcagaaacctaagtggtgagaatgttttagta comes from Calliphora vicina chromosome 2, idCalVici1.1, whole genome shotgun sequence and encodes:
- the Bub1 gene encoding probable inactive serine/threonine-protein kinase bub1, coding for MNSYIRQSAVPADQMHSFLKDKQAWENAIALYQGPDPLDHWWNYICWYENHGHGDPDNKFRETLERCLTLYEHSDYYKLDVRMVRLWLKYIDMQNNPLHFYQVLHQRGVGKQVACFYIGWATYYESVNAFKEAEAVYNLAFQEKAQPYAELHHGHSKLMYSKTMHAQAQAQQQQLHNPQHAAYQPSTTALQTTNNNVATSATTSVGNMEIHQHQQLQQQQQPYRQQVSYHHSATQPQQLQQQPIAHPTTSIHHNQQPVASQQLQPQVYHNLPNHNHYPAQHQNLQEAQVHQHVHTHPQTQTPTNVPQLKESIEQATPSPVYNTQQKIVHNSHQQQQQPQQNVNPQHVHQQQVDNQSQQQQLQSRQEQVAYNVPIEQQLPAATAGMSRQQYERAVEASTKRQAVQNAPQANSSTNILVSGIRLPRKFATYCRNNHETWQPALFLEEPDDPQKVCHYAKSSVYPTDLCVEFSPEEIKARRCKYKLEDLKQAYAQQTAIQQNYQPQQQVEQDQSNREPQSSGSQAQQNLNIQVQEIGSMKTEATAAAEKYQQQQTQQYYVQHQQQQQQQLHHINNNHLYYQQQQHETQIYHPEQQPQTLQTQPDPQQQQQQQRQQQQQQQYHVNHYETQRYHQREQRQYSKGEEEETEGDQEEEEDDDNQDTEDEQQYNQQIPQQQQHANYQYHQQQPQNHNTLDGEGDLEDQIEASTIRFSMHTPNKGSQNKTLKIKFKKERPTAVGDTPNGTNYSAYTIERIYQPELDSPTMADNVLKRNGNNNSFHPYLLGQTSTPKTSAKRQKSKLKKPSNKFHMLGSTNSNSSSAENGHATLNNSYLMEKTPTASSENKTHHHHLERSVQNATFNDNANYSFSSAVALDNSNCSLSNAVGRLNFRDATALNNSTLNQTHVADITTYQENSYFSTQNDAEAKERRLAKAMETIERHMAKEAIDPFSSELCRAFLTKLDFPGADGEAHDNYKIVQTPLPKIANTRQLNLSDGIQFNIDKEIGRGSYGSVYKASDVATGAVVALKFQKPANTWEIYICDQVLKRIQSPNILPGLMDISTAIIAPNASLIATEFSPYGSLLDINNKVRQATTKVMHESLVMHFSAQICNILHHLHEKKIIHADIKPDNFLLMRVPSTDLHFPSLRLIDFGCAIDMTLFPEGDKTKFRKVIQTDGFTCIEMQEGRSWSYETDLFCIAGTVHVMLFGEYMQLQKRAGTWDIKQKLPRYLKKHVWTQFFGDILNIKPDNKFPDLREMRNIFEEEASKMDSELQKQMRTLSNILHRR